In Syngnathoides biaculeatus isolate LvHL_M chromosome 5, ASM1980259v1, whole genome shotgun sequence, the following are encoded in one genomic region:
- the LOC133500445 gene encoding uncharacterized protein LOC133500445, whose amino-acid sequence MKSFERLALDHLKSVTGPQLDPLQFAYRANRSADGAVNMVQRLPCHLQVDLELPHKQDTTGEAGGHHLIHAYYQHDDTTVIGLIKGSDESVYRQEVARLELLVWSTQPGIEHTKDCRDDCGLPEASLTTVTPDAVQLFCVNRRDLQVLGKYIFRGPKVGRNINSILKKRPAKDVLLVASEEARPVTRSDKTVPHSGYPISTVYLYYTLIWGLQDKL is encoded by the exons atgaagtcctttgaacgccttgcgctggaccacctcaagagcgtcacaggtccccaactggacccactgcagtttgcctatcgagctaacaggtctgcggatggtgccgtcaacatgg ttCAGCGTCTCCCCTGCCATCTCCAAGTGGATCTAGAACTTCCTCACAAGCAGGACACAACAGGTgaagctgggggacaccacctcatccacgcgtaCTATCAGCatgatgacaccacagtcattggcctcatcaaaggcAGCGATgagtctgtgtatcgacaggaagtggcaagactggagcttttagtgtggtcaacacaacctggcattgaacacactaaagactgtagagatgattgtggacttccgGAGGCATCCCTCACCACAGTTACCCCTGACGCTGTTCAACTgttttgtgtcaaccgtcgagaccttcaagttcttgggaaatATATTTTCAGAGGACCTAAAGTGGGGaggaacatcaactccatcctcaaaaaacgcccagcaaaggatgtacttcttgtggcttctgaggaagcacggcctgtcacaagaagTGATAAAACAGTTCcacacagcggttatccaatcagtactgtgtacctctatTACACTCTGATTTGGGGCTTacaggacaaactctga
- the s100t gene encoding S100 calcium binding protein T: MSLPNSENASTLENAMQLMIQTFHKYSGNEGDKYTLSKAELKEMLTTELGNYLGNPQDKEAVDKVMGELDSNGDGEVDFTEFIFLVGALTVACNKFFLEFNQKPAKEK; this comes from the exons ATGTCATTGCCCAACTCCGAGAACGCCTCCACCTTGGAGAACGCCATGCAGCTCATGATCCAGACCTTCCACAAGTATTCCGGCAACGAGGGAGACAAATACACGCTGAGCAAAGCCGAACTCAAAGAGATGCTCACCACCGAACTGGGAAACTACCTCGGG AACCCCCAGGATAAGGAAGCGGTGGATAAGGTCATGGGCGAGCTGGACTCCAACGGGGACGGAGAGGTGGATTTCACCGAGTTCATCTTCCTGGTGGGCGCTCTCACTGTGGCCTGCAACAAATTTTTCCTGGAGTTCAACCAAAAGCCGGCGAAGGAGAAGTGA